AGCTCTTCAGGGCTTACATCTTCATAGACAGACAATTCTTCAGGAGTGAAGGAAATATATTCAATTTTACTGCGAGTTGGGACAGTAAAGCTGTTGGGGTTAGCCTTGTAGTATGCTTCAATTGCAGAGTCTTCGATTTTTGCTTTGTCAAGAAAGTCAGCACCGGAAACATAATAGTAATCGATCTGAGATCTTTCGCCTGCCCAGTTGAAGAGCGCGCGAGCTTGAGCTTCGGTAGGGACAGCTGGAATTGCTACATATTCCTGAATCTTCTGAATAAGATTGCTGTTACGCATATCGTTTTCAAAAGTTGAGGCAGACATTTGTCTACCCTGTAGGTAGTTTTGGTAACGTGATTTATCAAACTTACCATCGGCAGTTGTAAAAGCGGGTATTTTGCTGATCTCGTAATAGAGTTCGCTGTTTGAAATGGAAATTCCAAGACGTCTAGCTTCAGCTTCAAGAATTTTTGAATTAATAATTTGATTCAGGATCGCTTTTTTAAATTCAGGAGACTGGAGCTGATCAGGATCAATATTAGGGTCTTGTTCTCTGAGAATCTCAGCAGTCTGGCGATAGATTTCAACGAATTCCTGCGTGGGGATCGGTTCGTCATTTACGTAAGCGATGACAGGATCAGTGTTGCCGTCAAAACCGCTCATGCCGAAGGCAAAAATGAAAACCAGAATGATGATACCGAATAAAACTTTAATGCCCCAGCCTTGGGCATTTTGGCGCATAATGTCCAGCATGACGTCTCCGTACTCCAGTTAGCAGTTCGTACTGCTTTAAATGTTGGTATACATGTAAGACACAGCAATCAAATAGTCTTTGATCGCTGTGTCATTCTCATTTATTATTTTTTGCCTACGTAATTAAGCAGGCCGCCGGCTAAGATTATAGCCAGTTCTTTTTCCGAAAGATCGTTCTCGACTTTGATCTTGATACCGTCTGCAGTGGTCATTTCGGTCACTCCGCCCGGGGTCAAGGATGTAGTTTCGAGGGATAGACCGCTTCCTTCGGATAGTTTGTCGTAATCGCTCTTGTTAGATAGTACAAGGGGTAGAATGCCGAAATTGATAAGATTTGCTCTATGGATGCGTGCAAGGGACTTAACAATGACAGCCACAACACCAAGGTGACGTGGCCCCAGAGCAGCGTGTTCGCGGCTTGAGCCTTGTCCGTAGTTTTCTCCGCCGAGGATTATTCCGTTGTCAGAATTTTTCATCCTGCTGACGAAGTTTTCGTCAACGCGGCTGAAAATGTATTCGCTGATGGCAGGAATGTTTGAACGCAGAGCTGTGATCTGTGCTCCGGCAGGGAGAATATGGTCAGTTGTGATGTCGTCACCGACTTTTAGACGTACTTCAGAAGTGATTATTTCAGGTAACGCTGAAAATGATTCAAGAGGTATAATATTAGGACCGCGAATGATCTCTACATTCTCATCGTTTTCAGGAGGGAAGATGAAAAGGTGGCGAATAGAAGGAATCTCAGCAGGAAATTCGATCTTTTCCGGTGGAGTTCCCCATGTTGCAGGGTCTGTGAATTCGCCTGCAAGAGCCAGTTTGGCTGCGGTCTGAGGAGACGCAAGGTAAACCTTGGCATCCTGAGTTCCGCTGCGACCTTCAAAGTTGCGGTTGAAAGTCCTTACGCTGACTCCGGCGGAGACAGGAGACCCGCCCATGCCTATACAGGGACCGCAAGTACATTCAAGAAGTCTTGCTCCTGAATCAAGTAAAGGCCCGATAAGTCCTTCGGACGCGAGCATTTTTAACACTTGCTTCGAGCCGGGGGAGATCATCAGATCAACACCCTGAGGAAGCTGGTTGTCTTTTAGAATCAGTACTGTTGTCTTGAGGTCTGAATATGAAGAGTTGGTACAGGAACCGATTGCAGACTGGCTGACTTTAAGACCGGCAAGAGATTTAACACTTACTACGCGGTCTGGCATATGAGGCTGCGCTACTAACGGTTCAAGTTCGGAAAGGTTGATTACAACGGTATCAGAATATGTTGCATCTTCATCCGCGATAAGCTCGCTGAAATCTTCTTCGCGGCCCATGGCTTTGAGGAATTCTTTTGTCTGTTTATCACTTGGGAAAAGGGAAGTTGTTGCTCCGAGTTCTGCGCCCATGTTAGTTATAACCGCGCGTTCAGGAACTGTCAGAGTTTCAACACCTTTGCCACCGAATTCAAAGACTTTTCCTACGCCTCCTTTGACTGTGAGCAGTCCAAGGAGGTGGAGGATGATATCTTTAGCGGTGGCCCAGCCGGTCAGCTTTCCGGTCAGTTCGACCTTAACAACTTTAGGCATGGGGATAGAGTAAGGCTGGCCTGCCATAGCAAGAGCTACGGATAACCCGCCTGCGCCCATAGCCAGAGAACCGAGTCCGCCGGCAGTGGGGGTGTGGCTGTCAGAACCGATCAGAGTTGCACCCGGTTTAGCAAAATTCTCGAGGTGCAGCTGGTGGCAGATGCCTGTTCCTGCTGGCGAGAAAACTACTCCGTATTTGGCAGCTACTGTTCTGAGATACTGATGGTCATCAGGGTTGCGGAACCCCATCTGTAAGGTGTTGTGGTCAACATAACTCACAGAAAGTTCAGTCTGTACTTTGGCAATACCCATGGCTTCAAATTGTAGATACGCCATGGTTCCGGTGGCATCCTGAGTCAATGTCTGGTCGATTTTAAGGCCTATTTCAGAGCCTGATTCCATTTTCCCATTTATAAGATGGCTGGAAATAATTTTTTCAGTAATATTAAAACCCATGATGCCTCCAAAGTTGCTTATGCGCTATTCTAATTTAAGAATAAACAGACCTGTTCAATATGATTTAGGATTAATACTCGGTCATTCCGAGTTTGATCCGATTAATTTTTTTTCTGCGAGAGTCTATTTCGACTTCGAGACGAAGTTTGTCTCTTTGACTCTCAAATATTTCTTGTGCGAAATAAATACCCTTAATAGGGTCTTCGCTTTTGAGAAGTTCCTGAATTCTATTTATGCATGCTTCAAGTTCATTTTTAAAAGACTCAATAGCTTCTTCTATTTCAGGAATACTAATCAATTTTGATTCTTCTTCTGTTTGATTTTGCGTCATCGTTCAGCTCCTTCACTTCGGGGTCTTTCAATCCGTCAATTTCAGGAAGACTATTGTAAAGAGTCCAGTAACGAGGCCACAGTTCGGTGATATCTCCGGGGTTCAATAAGGAAAGTCCCGGGCGAATCCAGGCCATCAGTCCCAGAGCTATTCCGAAATAAGGAGTCGGAGCAGTCCAAGCATCTTCCCATTCCAATCTGCCGGGAGTAATCTGAACTCCGTCTTCGGTGCGGGCGTATTGAAGTCCGAGGCGTTCGAGCAGTTCTATGCCCTGTTCAAACAATGTCACGTCTTTAATTCCCTGAAGTGAACACTGAGTTCCGGAGTTAACAGCAAGTGCAATTCCGATTGGGAAAAGTTTTGATGCTTCTCCGAAGTCAATATTTACCGACTGTGGCTGTTCGCCTTTGGTGGAACTGATTTCAGTATCGGAAACCTTTACAACCAAGCCTCCTAAAGTAAGAGCTTTAAGAGCATCTTTCGCTTTAGGTGAATTTTTCGGCCATGTTCCTTTGATAGTTACATTCCCGCCGGCAAAAGCGGGGATTGAAAGTAGAGCTGCACTCAGTTCCGGGTCCAGAGCAATGTTTGGCTGCTCAGGGAAAGAAAAGGAGTTGCTGAAAGGAACTGTACATTCTGTTTCAGTAAGAACAGCTTTGATACCGCAAGTATTAAGAACTTCGACTGCATCACGTATTTCAGAGATTCCAGCCCAGTTTTTGTCGAATTTGAGGTTCATACCTTGTGGATATGTCCATCCTGCAAGAGTAAGCGCTGCCGCAAATTTGGGTGGGGTCTCTTCAGTCAATGTGAGAGAAGAAACCATATTTCCACCGCACTCAAGTCTGGCGGGCAGTCCATGGCTCTGAAGATCAAGAGTGTTGAGGCGGGCTCCAAGTGGTGACAGCAATGATGTCAACTGTCTGGAGTCATACTGTTTAAGAATGGGACCGCCTGCAATTTTAAACTTGCCGGGAGATTTCAGCCCGAAAGCAAGAATAAGATACAAGGTCATTTCGTCATCGCCTGCGAAGACAAGTTTATCTTCGAAGAAAACTCCTTCGCCAGAGCGGGATTCGATAGTATCATTTTCCCATGAAATGTGAGCTCCAGCCTGATTGAAAGCTTTAGCAAGCTCCGTCAATTGATCATTAACAGACAAGGGAGACATTTTGGCGTCAGCTGAACACATCGCAGCAAGGGCAATCCATAGCTGTGACTGGAAAAGAGAGCATGGGCCGTCAATGGTGACTTTTACAGGTCTTCTTGGCGGTGATAGCGAATAAGAAGGCAGATTGCGGTTTTCAGGTTTGGCTACACAAGTATATGCGAGAGTGTTGAGTTGTTCGAAAACTCTGCGCGCAGCCTTGAGATTAAATTTTTCATCTGCGGACTTTGTTGTCCAGATTTCAAATATACGTCTTTCCATATCCGGGTCAGCGAGAGGCAGACCTTTCAATTTACGTTTAGAGGCCGCTTTACCCATAAGGGTGTTTCTGCGTGAAATCATTGAAATTAGACGTTCGTCAAGGTCTCTAATTTCATGGAGGAGAGACGGTTTGCGCGGAGCATCGCCACCGGATCTACCGGGTCTATCGGATCTATCGGATCGACCAGGTCTATCGGATCTATCGGGGCTATCAAATTTTTTGTAATTGGGCATTTTTTGTTCCTGATGAGTGATATAGGGAAGAACGCCTTTCTAGCCTGAAACTCGCCGATGAGCAAGCCCCAAAGATATGACAATATATGCTGTATTTATATAGTTGAAAATACAGCAAAAGAAAAGGGAGGAAGCGGTAACCGCCTCCTCCCTATAAAAGCAAGTAGTGGTACTACTTTAATTACATTGCGTCGCCGGAAGCTGCGCCCTGCATTTTGACTTCAACTTTTTCAGTGAGGCCTTCGTAGTAAGCACGGAGAATAACGAGAACTTCTTCGCGACCGAAGTGATCAACAACTTCTGCGCCGTCGGAGAGAGCTTTACGGAGTTTAGTTCCGGAAAGGATTACGCGTTCTTCTTTGTTATGTGGGCATGTGCGGAGAGAAGCCATGCCGTCACATTTGTAACAGTAGAAAGTCCAGTCGATTTTCATTGGCTGACAAAGAAGTGCTTTGCCTGGTTCTGGGCATGCTTCGGTTGCATAAGGAATTTTGTCGAAAATTTCCTGAGCTTCGAACAGGCCGTAGAAGTCACCAACACCAGCGTGGTCACGACCTATCAACATTCT
This DNA window, taken from Maridesulfovibrio ferrireducens, encodes the following:
- a CDS encoding aconitate hydratase, producing MGFNITEKIISSHLINGKMESGSEIGLKIDQTLTQDATGTMAYLQFEAMGIAKVQTELSVSYVDHNTLQMGFRNPDDHQYLRTVAAKYGVVFSPAGTGICHQLHLENFAKPGATLIGSDSHTPTAGGLGSLAMGAGGLSVALAMAGQPYSIPMPKVVKVELTGKLTGWATAKDIILHLLGLLTVKGGVGKVFEFGGKGVETLTVPERAVITNMGAELGATTSLFPSDKQTKEFLKAMGREEDFSELIADEDATYSDTVVINLSELEPLVAQPHMPDRVVSVKSLAGLKVSQSAIGSCTNSSYSDLKTTVLILKDNQLPQGVDLMISPGSKQVLKMLASEGLIGPLLDSGARLLECTCGPCIGMGGSPVSAGVSVRTFNRNFEGRSGTQDAKVYLASPQTAAKLALAGEFTDPATWGTPPEKIEFPAEIPSIRHLFIFPPENDENVEIIRGPNIIPLESFSALPEIITSEVRLKVGDDITTDHILPAGAQITALRSNIPAISEYIFSRVDENFVSRMKNSDNGIILGGENYGQGSSREHAALGPRHLGVVAVIVKSLARIHRANLINFGILPLVLSNKSDYDKLSEGSGLSLETTSLTPGGVTEMTTADGIKIKVENDLSEKELAIILAGGLLNYVGKK
- a CDS encoding chorismate mutase, with the protein product MPNYKKFDSPDRSDRPGRSDRSDRPGRSGGDAPRKPSLLHEIRDLDERLISMISRRNTLMGKAASKRKLKGLPLADPDMERRIFEIWTTKSADEKFNLKAARRVFEQLNTLAYTCVAKPENRNLPSYSLSPPRRPVKVTIDGPCSLFQSQLWIALAAMCSADAKMSPLSVNDQLTELAKAFNQAGAHISWENDTIESRSGEGVFFEDKLVFAGDDEMTLYLILAFGLKSPGKFKIAGGPILKQYDSRQLTSLLSPLGARLNTLDLQSHGLPARLECGGNMVSSLTLTEETPPKFAAALTLAGWTYPQGMNLKFDKNWAGISEIRDAVEVLNTCGIKAVLTETECTVPFSNSFSFPEQPNIALDPELSAALLSIPAFAGGNVTIKGTWPKNSPKAKDALKALTLGGLVVKVSDTEISSTKGEQPQSVNIDFGEASKLFPIGIALAVNSGTQCSLQGIKDVTLFEQGIELLERLGLQYARTEDGVQITPGRLEWEDAWTAPTPYFGIALGLMAWIRPGLSLLNPGDITELWPRYWTLYNSLPEIDGLKDPEVKELNDDAKSNRRRIKID